The nucleotide sequence CCGTCTAACATTGCTGAAGGTTTTGCAAGAAAACATAGGCAGGAATATACGCAATTTTTGAGAGTGGCTTATGCTTCCGCGGCTGAACTTGACACGCAGATTGAAATTTCTGAAAGGTTGAAGTTTGTGTCGGGTAAAGATGTCAACAAGGCTTCGGTTTGGTAAACGAAGTTATGAGAATTTTAAACAAAATTATTAATTCACTAGTGGCTAATCACTAATGGCTAGTGGCTAATCTTATGCGTTTCCAAGTACCACAATTTATAGAGGTTGAGAGCAAAATTTTCGGGCCGCTTACCTTCAAGCAGTTCGTTTATCTTGCCGGCGGGGCGGGCATAATTTTCCTGCTCCACGTCGCCTTGCCGTTCTTCCTGACGGTGATTTTTGCCGCGCCGGTGGGAGGCCTGGCCATCGCCCTAGCCTTCTATAAAGTCAATAATCGGCCGTTTATGGAGGTGATGGAAAACGCTT is from Candidatus Paceibacter sp. and encodes:
- a CDS encoding PrgI family protein, which codes for MRFQVPQFIEVESKIFGPLTFKQFVYLAGGAGIIFLLHVALPFFLTVIFAAPVGGLAIALAFYKVNNRPFMEVMENAFHYFTGPKIYVWKKEKIKPASSVEELLAAKSKALPAQPYIPKLTKSKLKELSWSLDIKHNIK